A region of Solibacillus isronensis DNA encodes the following proteins:
- a CDS encoding ATP-binding protein encodes MIRIATSIVGKLWVTILLLVSFVLFIFTIFMLEFLENYHNEQSEASLRQTAAAIASIIDEEEIDDKQFAIISELLTETTNVLIAKSSDEILYARQEGINKEEIQQKIISSKAFEEVYASSEPIVKELTLPSNREEASNSNYIVLGFPLKSVEDLHGAVFIYKNPDALHQTSSETTKIVVLAAAIAFILTTIFAFFLSSKITLPLRKMREHAFELAKGRFDSKIETKQNDEIGQLAVAFNQMGRQLKHHLEVINQEKEQLSSILTSMTDSVITFNRDKTILVSNPPAERLLQKWFVEKGLDSSKPIPDELYHMLDHVLNFEDQLDEEFEMGKSYYSITISPLYSRDSIRGAVAVIRDKTEETKLEKLKSDFIANVSHELRTPIAMLQGYSEAIIDGVVTTEEERIDMIRVIYDESQRMSRLVTDLLDLARMESGHMSLYKEDVPLVAVIERMTHKFDQTAKEKHVQLLIETDFSDETLISIDEDRIEQVLTNLIDNAIRHTPADGSVTVSMANEQNYAKIQVRDTGQGIPQDDLPYVFERFYKADKARTRSKGGTGLGLAITKNIVEAHNGRISVDSVEQQGTTFTFYLPLS; translated from the coding sequence ATGATTAGAATAGCAACAAGTATTGTCGGGAAGCTATGGGTAACCATTTTGCTTCTCGTTTCATTTGTCCTGTTTATTTTCACAATTTTCATGTTGGAGTTTCTTGAAAATTATCATAACGAGCAATCCGAGGCTTCATTAAGGCAAACGGCCGCAGCCATTGCGAGTATTATCGATGAGGAAGAGATCGATGATAAGCAGTTTGCGATCATTTCGGAGTTATTGACGGAAACGACAAACGTACTTATCGCCAAAAGTTCAGATGAAATATTGTATGCAAGACAAGAAGGCATCAATAAAGAAGAAATTCAGCAAAAAATAATAAGCAGTAAAGCATTTGAAGAAGTATATGCATCATCAGAGCCGATAGTAAAGGAACTGACGCTGCCTTCAAATCGGGAAGAAGCGAGCAATTCCAATTATATTGTATTAGGTTTCCCGCTGAAAAGTGTTGAAGATTTACATGGGGCGGTCTTTATTTACAAAAATCCCGATGCTTTACACCAGACAAGTAGTGAAACAACGAAAATTGTTGTATTAGCTGCAGCTATTGCATTTATATTGACGACAATTTTTGCATTTTTCCTATCTTCTAAAATAACGCTTCCATTGCGTAAAATGAGAGAGCATGCATTTGAATTGGCAAAGGGACGTTTCGATTCGAAAATTGAAACGAAGCAAAATGATGAAATTGGTCAGCTTGCCGTTGCCTTTAACCAGATGGGCCGTCAATTGAAGCATCATTTGGAAGTGATTAACCAAGAAAAAGAACAATTATCGAGCATTTTAACATCGATGACCGATTCCGTTATTACATTTAATCGCGATAAAACGATTTTAGTGAGCAATCCTCCAGCAGAGCGACTACTGCAAAAATGGTTCGTCGAAAAAGGATTGGATAGCTCAAAGCCGATACCGGATGAACTTTATCACATGCTTGATCATGTGTTGAATTTTGAGGATCAGCTGGACGAAGAGTTTGAAATGGGTAAATCCTATTACAGTATTACGATTAGTCCTCTGTACAGCAGAGATTCCATTCGTGGTGCAGTTGCTGTTATACGTGATAAAACGGAAGAAACGAAACTGGAAAAACTGAAATCGGATTTCATCGCCAATGTATCACATGAACTGCGCACGCCAATCGCGATGCTCCAAGGCTATTCTGAAGCGATTATTGATGGAGTTGTCACAACTGAGGAAGAACGTATTGATATGATCCGGGTAATATACGATGAATCGCAGCGTATGAGTCGTCTCGTAACAGATTTACTTGACTTGGCGCGGATGGAATCAGGACATATGAGTCTGTATAAGGAAGACGTGCCATTAGTTGCGGTTATTGAACGAATGACACATAAATTTGACCAAACAGCGAAAGAAAAGCATGTGCAATTGCTGATTGAAACCGACTTTTCAGATGAAACGCTTATTTCGATTGATGAAGACCGTATCGAACAAGTATTAACAAACTTGATTGACAATGCGATTCGCCATACACCAGCAGATGGATCGGTAACTGTTTCAATGGCAAATGAGCAAAACTATGCAAAAATTCAAGTTAGGGATACAGGGCAAGGCATTCCTCAAGATGATTTGCCATATGTATTTGAACGGTTCTACAAAGCAGATAAAGCACGTACACGTTCGAAAGGCGGAACGGGCTTAGGCTTGGCCATTACGAAAAACATTGTGGAAGCACATAACGGCAGAATCTCTGTTGATAGTGTGGAACAGCAAGGAACAACCTTTACATTTTACTTGCCATTGTCTTAA
- the resA gene encoding thiol-disulfide oxidoreductase ResA, whose amino-acid sequence MEKKKQRSVTRGIILTILAIAIGYTVYAAVTKDKINIVQAGAQAPDFEVVDLHGEKHRLKDYEGKGVVLNFWGTWCEPCEREFPAMTRQYAEFKNQNVQIIAVNFAQSEFEVKKYVANMGMTFPVAIDKTKSVFTAYNIGPLPTSIFIKPDGTIDRIITGEMTEGEIVQYMESIKPE is encoded by the coding sequence TTGGAAAAAAAGAAACAACGTTCTGTGACTCGCGGTATCATTTTAACCATTTTAGCAATCGCAATCGGATATACAGTTTACGCTGCCGTAACGAAAGATAAAATTAATATTGTACAGGCCGGGGCACAGGCGCCTGATTTTGAAGTAGTAGATTTGCATGGTGAAAAGCATAGATTGAAAGACTACGAGGGAAAGGGTGTCGTTCTGAATTTTTGGGGTACATGGTGTGAACCGTGTGAACGCGAATTCCCTGCAATGACTCGTCAATATGCGGAATTTAAGAACCAGAATGTTCAAATTATTGCCGTTAACTTTGCACAGTCTGAATTCGAAGTAAAAAAATATGTGGCGAATATGGGGATGACATTCCCTGTTGCGATCGATAAAACGAAAAGTGTTTTCACTGCCTATAATATTGGACCCCTGCCTACATCAATTTTCATTAAACCCGACGGTACAATAGACCGTATTATTACTGGAGAAATGACCGAAGGAGAAATTGTGCAATATATGGAGTCAATAAAGCCGGAATAG
- a CDS encoding cytochrome c biogenesis protein ResB codes for MNKLLCECGHENPEGTTLCQKCGSPLSAEEKSKKIADMRYEGTAIRSKTYNKSIIDKVWNFFSSVKVGITLIIINLIAASIGTILPQEFYISVATDAEKEKYYSDVYGWFGEIYYALGLSDLYSSLWFQLLVLMLGVSIIIASIDRGIPLHKSLKNQRVKRHTNFMKRQRIIGEGKPTETPEQTLQLVEQSLKNLKYNIRREDDSILAERGRFSRYGAYINHVGLIVFLIGVMLHLVPGMYVDESMWLREGETRAVPGMDGYFLKNDKFILETYDNVPQGEQIKQGVNVVAKNFQTDVTLYKQKENSVPGQAENLEEVKKYGIQVNHPLKHEGYAFYQMDFRLNEIKTMVFDLTNKETEESLGQISIDLTNPQEVYMLENGAQVELMGFYPDFSGFKEGVPQTATQTPNNPAFIFKMITPETPEGETSFVAIQQTLEPEGDNIYKMKFSNVETRHMSGLTIRYDRTIPILIVGGIIFMIGVAIGSYWNHRRIWIEQMADGTIRLAAHTNKNWFSMKKDLDALTKNAHLPQYVDQQEIENNEHVETEKDGKTL; via the coding sequence ATGAATAAACTACTTTGTGAATGCGGGCATGAAAATCCTGAAGGTACAACACTCTGCCAAAAATGCGGTTCTCCATTATCCGCAGAGGAAAAAAGCAAAAAAATTGCAGATATGCGGTACGAAGGGACAGCCATACGTTCAAAAACTTATAACAAGTCAATTATTGATAAGGTTTGGAATTTTTTCTCAAGTGTGAAAGTCGGAATTACGCTCATTATTATCAATTTAATAGCAGCATCAATTGGTACAATCCTGCCTCAGGAGTTTTACATAAGTGTAGCGACAGACGCGGAGAAGGAAAAGTACTATTCAGATGTTTATGGATGGTTCGGTGAAATATACTACGCGTTAGGTTTATCGGATCTTTATTCATCCCTATGGTTCCAATTACTTGTATTAATGTTAGGTGTGTCCATTATTATTGCAAGTATAGATAGAGGTATTCCATTACATAAATCTTTAAAAAATCAACGAGTTAAACGACATACAAACTTTATGAAGCGTCAGCGAATTATTGGTGAAGGGAAACCAACTGAAACGCCTGAACAAACGCTCCAGCTCGTTGAACAATCTTTAAAAAATTTAAAATACAATATCCGACGTGAAGATGATTCCATTTTAGCGGAACGCGGGCGTTTTTCACGCTACGGTGCCTACATAAACCATGTTGGATTAATCGTCTTTTTAATTGGGGTCATGCTCCATTTAGTACCGGGCATGTACGTGGATGAATCGATGTGGCTCCGAGAAGGCGAAACACGAGCTGTACCGGGAATGGACGGGTACTTCCTGAAGAATGACAAATTTATTCTTGAAACATACGACAATGTTCCTCAAGGTGAGCAGATCAAGCAAGGGGTCAATGTAGTCGCGAAAAATTTCCAGACGGACGTGACATTGTATAAACAGAAAGAAAACAGTGTGCCGGGACAGGCTGAAAACCTGGAAGAAGTAAAGAAATACGGAATTCAGGTAAACCATCCGCTCAAGCATGAAGGCTATGCATTTTATCAGATGGATTTCCGTTTAAATGAGATTAAAACAATGGTATTTGATTTGACGAATAAGGAAACGGAAGAATCGCTTGGTCAAATTAGCATTGATTTAACTAACCCGCAGGAAGTGTATATGCTCGAAAATGGCGCACAAGTCGAATTAATGGGTTTTTATCCGGACTTTTCAGGTTTTAAAGAAGGTGTACCGCAAACTGCGACCCAAACACCGAATAATCCGGCATTTATTTTTAAAATGATTACTCCTGAAACACCGGAAGGAGAGACAAGCTTTGTTGCGATCCAGCAAACACTGGAGCCTGAAGGTGACAACATTTACAAAATGAAGTTTTCGAATGTGGAAACACGCCATATGTCGGGTTTAACAATCCGTTATGATCGGACAATCCCTATTCTAATCGTAGGGGGGATTATCTTTATGATTGGTGTTGCGATCGGTTCCTACTGGAATCATCGCCGTATATGGATTGAACAGATGGCGGATGGAACAATACGTCTGGCAGCACATACGAATAAAAACTGGTTTAGTATGAAAAAAGATTTAGATGCATTAACGAAGAATGCTCATTTACCGCAATACGTAGATCAACAGGAAATAGAAAACAATGAACATGTTGAAACAGAAAAGGATGGTAAAACCTTATGA
- the brnQ gene encoding branched-chain amino acid transport system II carrier protein codes for MDKKIPFSTYAVIGTMLFGMFFGAGNLIFPIQMGQLAGTNYWFALIGFLITAIGLPFLGILAIGLSGSNGLRDLASKVHPMFGLFFALALYLTIGPFFAIPRTATVPFVVGFEPFIDPSQAALWLAVFSFIFFAIVFYFSLNPAKIMDIIGKYLTPAFLIFLFVLIGISLFSPMGKFVEPAGTYINEAFMTGFKEGYNTMDALASLAFGIVVINAIKRTGITDKKEIAKATWKSGIFAMALMMLIYGLIAYMGASSITAIGTFDNGGQIFAAVADHYFGSYGAILLAIIIVLACLKTSIGLITSCSEFFHEVFPKISYKTFVVMLCAVSFIIANFGLTNIITYAIPVLMFLYPLAIVLIILALLGPLFHYKKPVFAGSILLVFFISIIDGYNALIGSVPAFEVGVLSSISAVYADYLPLYSIGLGWIVPAIAGAVIGVCIPNRRNEINSN; via the coding sequence ATGGACAAGAAAATACCATTTTCAACCTATGCAGTGATCGGAACGATGCTGTTTGGGATGTTTTTTGGAGCAGGAAATTTAATATTTCCGATTCAAATGGGGCAATTGGCAGGGACGAACTATTGGTTTGCGCTAATTGGCTTTTTAATTACGGCAATTGGTTTGCCGTTTTTAGGAATTTTGGCAATCGGATTGTCGGGAAGTAATGGGTTGCGTGATTTGGCAAGCAAAGTACATCCGATGTTTGGATTGTTTTTTGCATTGGCTTTATACTTAACGATCGGGCCGTTTTTTGCAATTCCGCGTACAGCAACAGTACCGTTTGTCGTTGGATTTGAACCGTTTATCGATCCTTCACAGGCGGCATTGTGGCTTGCGGTATTCAGTTTTATTTTCTTCGCGATCGTTTTTTATTTTTCATTAAATCCGGCAAAGATAATGGACATTATAGGGAAGTACTTAACGCCGGCGTTTTTAATCTTTTTATTTGTATTAATCGGAATTAGTCTGTTTTCTCCAATGGGGAAATTTGTTGAGCCTGCGGGAACCTATATTAACGAGGCGTTTATGACAGGTTTTAAAGAAGGTTATAATACGATGGATGCGCTTGCTTCGCTTGCATTCGGTATTGTTGTCATCAATGCTATAAAGCGGACAGGTATTACAGATAAGAAAGAGATTGCAAAAGCGACTTGGAAATCAGGTATTTTTGCAATGGCATTAATGATGCTAATTTACGGTCTGATTGCTTATATGGGGGCATCAAGTATAACGGCAATTGGTACTTTTGATAATGGCGGGCAAATTTTTGCTGCGGTTGCCGATCATTACTTCGGCTCATACGGCGCAATTCTGCTGGCGATTATTATTGTACTTGCATGCTTAAAAACGAGTATTGGGCTAATTACTTCGTGCAGTGAGTTTTTCCATGAAGTGTTTCCGAAAATCAGTTATAAAACATTTGTAGTAATGCTATGTGCAGTTTCATTTATCATTGCGAACTTTGGGTTGACGAATATTATTACATATGCAATTCCAGTATTGATGTTCCTTTACCCGCTGGCAATTGTATTAATTATACTGGCACTTTTAGGTCCGCTATTTCATTATAAAAAACCTGTATTTGCAGGGTCAATTTTACTCGTCTTCTTTATTAGTATTATTGATGGGTATAATGCGTTGATCGGAAGTGTACCGGCATTTGAAGTGGGTGTGCTGTCTTCTATTTCAGCTGTCTATGCGGATTACCTGCCGCTTTACTCCATTGGTCTAGGCTGGATAGTACCGGCGATAGCAGGAGCGGTTATTGGAGTATGTATTCCGAATCGCAGGAATGAGATCAATTCAAATTAA
- the scpB gene encoding SMC-Scp complex subunit ScpB → MMNSNNLLSRIEALLFVAGDEGMTIKQLAQYIEVEPMDIEAGLSELLSHYNEEEMRGITLKQLAGTYQLTTKPEVTDTLKKLIENPTNQVLTAASLEVLAIIAYKQPITRAEVEDLRGVKSERPIATLVSRALVQEVGRAEGTGRAILYGTTKEFLNYFGLKNIKELPPLPEEVDQEDDQPTDLFLTKFQETFNQN, encoded by the coding sequence ATGATGAATTCGAACAACTTACTGAGCCGAATTGAGGCACTATTATTCGTAGCTGGTGATGAAGGTATGACTATTAAACAACTTGCACAATATATAGAAGTAGAACCTATGGATATTGAAGCGGGATTAAGCGAACTCCTGTCTCATTACAATGAGGAGGAAATGCGGGGAATTACATTAAAACAGCTTGCCGGTACATATCAATTAACAACAAAACCGGAAGTGACCGACACATTGAAAAAATTAATTGAAAACCCGACAAACCAAGTATTAACCGCAGCTTCATTAGAGGTTCTGGCAATTATAGCGTATAAGCAGCCGATCACGCGCGCGGAAGTGGAAGATCTGCGAGGGGTGAAAAGCGAACGCCCGATTGCGACACTCGTTTCAAGGGCGCTTGTACAGGAAGTTGGCAGGGCGGAAGGAACAGGACGGGCAATTTTATATGGGACGACAAAAGAGTTCCTAAATTATTTTGGCTTAAAAAATATTAAAGAATTGCCGCCGTTACCGGAAGAAGTCGATCAGGAAGATGATCAGCCGACTGATTTATTTTTAACGAAGTTCCAGGAAACATTTAACCAAAATTAA
- a CDS encoding RNA polymerase sigma factor SigX — protein MQQSIFHRLYDTYHQDVFNFLFYLVKNRTAAEDLAHEVYVRVLKSYDRFEGKSSEKTWLFSIAKNVAIDYFRKKQVRDKHAFTAFDWETEQLVSPVPSPEQFTELNDQLHQLLVALEECSGDQKMVIIMRFIQELSIQETAEILGWTTGKVKTTQHRALKNLRLLLEAQEGREANPL, from the coding sequence GTGCAACAATCCATTTTCCATCGATTATACGATACGTATCATCAGGATGTTTTTAATTTCTTATTTTACTTAGTGAAAAATCGTACCGCAGCTGAGGATCTTGCCCATGAAGTATACGTTCGTGTATTAAAATCATACGACCGATTCGAAGGGAAAAGTTCAGAAAAAACTTGGCTGTTCTCTATAGCAAAAAATGTGGCGATTGACTATTTTAGAAAAAAACAAGTTCGAGATAAACATGCATTTACAGCTTTTGATTGGGAGACAGAGCAACTTGTAAGCCCAGTCCCTTCACCTGAACAATTTACCGAATTAAATGATCAGCTCCATCAATTACTCGTTGCATTGGAGGAATGTTCAGGTGATCAGAAAATGGTTATTATTATGCGGTTTATTCAAGAACTTTCAATTCAGGAAACAGCGGAAATATTAGGATGGACGACCGGAAAGGTTAAAACGACACAGCACCGTGCTTTAAAGAATCTGCGGCTGCTATTGGAAGCGCAAGAAGGAAGGGAGGCGAATCCATTATGA
- a CDS encoding response regulator transcription factor, whose translation MSENISVLIVDDEDRIRRLLKMYLEREGYTVEEAENGEQALSMALEKDYHCILLDIMMPEKDGLEVCAELREKKTTPIILLTAKGEEANRVQGFELGADDYIVKPFSPREVVLRVKAILRRSAVFSPVSNASSSKDLVVFPHLTIDHDAHRVTADGTEVNLTPKEYELLYFLAKAPDKVFDREQLLKEVWHYDFFGDLRTVDTHVKRLREKLNRVSENAAKMIVTVWGVGYKFEVVND comes from the coding sequence GTGTCTGAAAATATTTCTGTGTTGATAGTGGATGACGAGGATCGAATTCGTCGTTTGTTAAAAATGTATTTAGAGCGTGAGGGCTATACAGTAGAAGAAGCGGAAAATGGAGAACAAGCACTTTCGATGGCACTTGAGAAAGATTATCATTGTATTTTGTTGGATATTATGATGCCTGAAAAAGATGGTTTGGAAGTTTGTGCTGAACTGCGCGAAAAGAAAACAACGCCTATTATATTGTTGACGGCAAAAGGTGAAGAAGCAAACCGTGTACAAGGATTTGAGCTTGGTGCGGATGATTATATTGTGAAACCATTTAGTCCGCGAGAAGTTGTATTGCGTGTTAAAGCAATATTAAGACGTTCAGCAGTATTTTCACCTGTTTCAAATGCTTCATCTTCTAAAGATTTAGTTGTGTTCCCGCATTTAACGATCGACCATGATGCACATCGTGTGACAGCGGATGGAACGGAAGTAAATTTAACACCGAAAGAATACGAATTATTATACTTTTTGGCGAAGGCACCCGATAAAGTATTCGACCGTGAGCAATTATTAAAAGAAGTTTGGCATTATGATTTCTTTGGCGATCTGCGCACAGTTGATACACATGTTAAGCGCCTGCGTGAAAAGCTGAACCGTGTCTCTGAAAATGCAGCGAAAATGATCGTTACGGTTTGGGGAGTAGGCTATAAGTTCGAGGTCGTAAATGATTAG
- a CDS encoding D-alanyl-D-alanine carboxypeptidase family protein, producing the protein MKKWFVSIVVLFVFLSSSSQIQAAYNSYVVIDAENGRTLMGVNEHARLPIASLTKIWTALVVLENSELTDEVVISREASLVEGSSIYLLENETYTIDYLLHGLMMQSGNDAATALAEHVGGSVEGFVQLMNEKAELYQLNETTFTNPTGLHNEAHLSSAYDTAKMLQIAMMNPEFRKIASTQNFSDGRQWRNKHRLMHEKIGAIAGKTGYTKVAGRTLATYFEREQKSFVVVTINEGNDWNIHRNLANFIDNNFEKQTIVKKGKYNANGLAIELDEPFQMLLHKKERPNFEHIVKVSRLKGSDRGVWLLYADEALVSSKLVTVK; encoded by the coding sequence TTGAAAAAGTGGTTTGTTTCTATTGTTGTATTGTTCGTATTTTTGAGTAGTTCGTCACAAATTCAGGCGGCTTATAATAGCTATGTTGTTATTGATGCCGAAAATGGGCGGACATTAATGGGTGTGAATGAACATGCACGTCTTCCGATCGCCAGCCTGACAAAAATCTGGACGGCACTGGTTGTTTTGGAAAATAGTGAGCTTACCGATGAAGTTGTCATTTCGAGGGAAGCCTCGCTTGTTGAAGGCTCATCAATTTATTTACTGGAAAACGAGACGTATACGATTGATTACTTGCTTCATGGTTTAATGATGCAATCAGGAAATGATGCCGCTACTGCGCTGGCAGAGCATGTTGGAGGATCTGTAGAAGGTTTTGTTCAGCTAATGAACGAAAAGGCAGAGCTTTATCAATTAAATGAAACAACTTTTACAAATCCTACAGGGCTGCACAATGAAGCCCATCTATCCTCTGCCTACGATACGGCAAAAATGCTGCAAATAGCGATGATGAATCCCGAATTCAGAAAAATTGCTTCGACACAAAATTTTTCGGATGGCAGGCAGTGGAGAAATAAGCACCGACTTATGCATGAGAAGATAGGGGCCATTGCAGGAAAAACAGGTTATACAAAAGTGGCTGGACGAACATTGGCAACGTATTTTGAACGGGAACAAAAATCATTTGTTGTCGTTACTATTAACGAAGGAAATGATTGGAATATCCACCGTAACTTGGCGAATTTTATCGACAACAATTTTGAAAAACAAACGATTGTGAAAAAAGGGAAATATAATGCGAACGGACTGGCAATCGAGTTGGATGAACCGTTCCAAATGCTGCTCCATAAAAAAGAACGACCGAATTTTGAGCATATTGTTAAAGTGTCACGGCTGAAAGGCTCGGATCGAGGGGTTTGGCTTTTATATGCAGATGAAGCGCTCGTATCCTCAAAGCTTGTGACAGTAAAATAA
- a CDS encoding ECF transporter S component, translated as MQKRSLKLRSFVTIAMLSGVSFVLMLLNFPLPWFPVFLQIDFSDVPALIAAITMGPVAGILVELVKNVLDWIYTGAPEGIPVGHMANFATGVLFILPAYYIYKKFPSAKGLMTGLVVSTVVMSLGMAALNYVAFLPLYTYLLGFEYNMYETIVLGILPFNIVKGIMMFVVVTMLYRTMRVWIENQRRQYLA; from the coding sequence ATGCAAAAAAGAAGTTTAAAGTTACGATCATTCGTAACAATTGCAATGCTGAGTGGGGTTTCATTTGTACTTATGTTGTTAAATTTCCCACTACCATGGTTCCCGGTTTTCTTACAAATTGATTTCAGTGATGTGCCAGCATTGATTGCGGCAATTACGATGGGACCTGTTGCAGGTATCCTAGTAGAACTTGTTAAAAATGTGCTTGACTGGATTTACACAGGGGCTCCTGAAGGAATTCCGGTAGGTCATATGGCTAACTTCGCTACAGGTGTATTATTCATTTTACCAGCTTACTATATTTATAAAAAATTCCCTTCTGCAAAAGGGTTAATGACAGGCTTAGTTGTTTCTACAGTTGTAATGTCACTTGGAATGGCGGCATTAAACTACGTGGCGTTCTTACCGCTTTATACGTATTTACTAGGCTTCGAATATAATATGTACGAAACGATCGTGTTAGGTATTTTACCGTTTAATATTGTTAAAGGGATTATGATGTTTGTGGTTGTGACAATGCTTTACCGTACAATGCGTGTATGGATTGAAAATCAGCGCAGACAATATTTAGCTTAA
- the ccsB gene encoding c-type cytochrome biogenesis protein CcsB, giving the protein MSLIDLSGYLLYAAFISYLVGTFLFAGAIKVKNDTAAARADKYGKIALVVTIIGFVAQLGYFITRWVYTGHAPVSNMFEFTTAFGMFIVLSFIVIYFTYKVAALGVVALPIALLIIAYASMFPTEVSPLVPSLQSHWLTIHVTTAALGQSIFGISAVAGLIYLLRNVNMDERSKESFWLETVMFCCVLVVGFVAATVTFNAVGYEAKYEYVDTLDQVNTSTYLMPAVFGMNEYVELTEDRMTPLFELPALIDARKLTTVFWSVLFGTIIYILIRLIFRRKIAKMFQPLVKRVNSTLMDEIAYRSILIAFPIFTLGALIFAMIWAQEAWGRFWGWDPKEVWALITWLFYAAFLHLRLSKGWEGRKSAWLTVIGFLIILFNLVVVNLVIAGLHSYA; this is encoded by the coding sequence ATGAGTTTAATCGATTTAAGCGGTTATTTACTGTATGCTGCATTCATTTCTTACTTAGTTGGTACATTTTTATTTGCAGGCGCAATAAAAGTGAAAAATGACACGGCAGCAGCACGGGCAGATAAATACGGTAAAATTGCCCTTGTTGTTACAATTATCGGTTTTGTTGCACAGTTAGGTTATTTCATTACGCGTTGGGTGTATACAGGACATGCACCGGTTAGTAATATGTTTGAATTTACGACAGCATTCGGTATGTTCATCGTACTATCATTTATCGTCATTTACTTTACGTATAAAGTTGCGGCATTAGGCGTTGTTGCATTACCAATTGCATTATTGATCATTGCCTATGCCTCTATGTTCCCGACAGAAGTAAGTCCTTTAGTACCTTCACTGCAAAGTCATTGGCTGACAATTCATGTTACGACTGCAGCATTAGGGCAATCGATTTTTGGGATTAGTGCGGTAGCCGGACTTATATACTTGCTGAGAAATGTGAATATGGATGAGCGCTCAAAAGAAAGTTTTTGGCTGGAAACAGTCATGTTCTGCTGTGTACTAGTTGTAGGATTTGTTGCGGCAACAGTTACTTTCAACGCGGTGGGTTATGAAGCGAAGTATGAATACGTTGATACATTGGATCAAGTCAATACATCTACGTATTTGATGCCGGCTGTATTCGGTATGAATGAATATGTGGAACTGACTGAAGACCGTATGACACCATTATTTGAGTTGCCGGCATTGATCGATGCGCGGAAACTTACAACTGTTTTCTGGTCTGTTCTATTCGGTACAATCATTTATATACTGATTCGACTCATCTTTAGAAGAAAGATAGCGAAAATGTTCCAGCCATTAGTGAAACGGGTGAACTCGACGCTGATGGACGAAATCGCCTACCGTTCAATTTTGATTGCTTTCCCGATCTTTACATTAGGCGCGCTTATTTTTGCGATGATCTGGGCACAGGAAGCATGGGGCCGATTCTGGGGCTGGGACCCAAAAGAAGTATGGGCACTTATTACATGGCTGTTTTATGCAGCATTTTTACACCTTCGCCTGTCAAAAGGTTGGGAAGGAAGAAAGAGTGCATGGCTAACGGTAATTGGTTTCCTTATTATTTTATTCAATTTAGTCGTAGTTAATCTAGTTATCGCTGGATTACACTCTTATGCATAA
- a CDS encoding pseudouridine synthase: MERLQKVIAYAGVASRRKAEQLIVEGKVKVNGVVVKELGTKVSNSDTIEVEGVKLEKEDKVYFLLYKPRGYISAVTDDKGRKTVTDIFKKHVHQRIFPVGRLDYDTTGLLLLTNDGEFSNLMTHPKFKIDKTYIARVKGIPTKQGLMKLQSGIKLEDGKTAPAKVSMTSFDEKAGKAICEITIHEGRNRQVRRMFEAIGTPVVKLKRERFAFLDLTGLSPGEYRQLTKHEVKLLRVLAETGKIDYNN; this comes from the coding sequence ATGGAAAGATTACAAAAAGTGATTGCCTATGCAGGCGTTGCATCACGACGTAAAGCAGAGCAATTAATCGTAGAAGGTAAAGTAAAAGTGAATGGAGTCGTAGTTAAAGAGCTTGGTACAAAAGTATCCAACTCGGACACGATTGAAGTAGAAGGCGTAAAACTTGAAAAAGAAGATAAAGTGTATTTCCTGCTATATAAACCACGCGGCTATATTTCAGCAGTAACTGATGATAAAGGGCGAAAAACAGTAACTGATATTTTTAAAAAGCATGTTCACCAGCGTATTTTCCCTGTAGGACGTTTAGATTATGATACGACTGGGTTATTGCTTTTAACGAATGACGGAGAGTTTTCAAACTTAATGACACATCCGAAATTCAAAATCGACAAAACATATATTGCGCGTGTTAAAGGGATCCCAACAAAACAAGGTTTAATGAAGCTTCAAAGCGGTATTAAGCTGGAAGACGGAAAAACGGCTCCAGCAAAAGTAAGCATGACCAGCTTTGATGAAAAGGCTGGTAAAGCGATTTGTGAGATTACAATCCATGAAGGGCGAAATCGTCAAGTCCGCCGTATGTTTGAAGCAATCGGTACACCTGTCGTGAAATTAAAACGTGAGCGCTTTGCATTTCTGGATTTAACAGGACTTAGCCCGGGCGAATACCGTCAGCTGACAAAACATGAAGTAAAGCTACTACGTGTATTAGCTGAAACAGGAAAAATTGATTATAACAATTAG